The region ACCATCGACGCTGCCACCGCGCTCGACTGGGGTCTGGTGACCGAGGTCGCCGACGACCCGGCAGCACGGGCCGACGAGATCGCCCGCTTCTGGCTCGACGGCGCCACGGGCGCGTTCGGGCAGGCCAAGCGGCTGATCCGCACCGGGGCCGAGCGCACCCTCGCCGAGAACCTCGACTACGAGGCCGCCTCGATCGGCGCAGCCTTCGACACCCCCGACGCGCGCGTGCGCGTCGCCGCGTTCGCCGCGGCATCCCGCAAGTCCCGCGACTGACCGCGACCGCGACCGCGCCACGACGCAACAGCACCACGACCAGCGCCACGACCAAGGAGAACCGAGTTGACCTCGAACACCCTCGCCGGCAAGACCATCCTCATGTCGGGCGGCAGCCGCGGCATCGGGCTCGCCATCGCCCTGCGCGCAGCGCGCGACGGCGCCAACATCGCCCTGCTCGCCAAGACCGACACCCCGCATCCGAAGCTCGAGGGCACGGTGCACTCGGCGGCTGAGCAGATCCGGGCGGCGGGCGGCAACGCGCTGCCGATCGTCGGCGATGTGCGCAACGACGACGACGTCACCGAGGCCGTGCTCACGACGCAGGGCGAGTTCGGCGGCATCGACATCGTCGTCAACAACGCCAGCGTGATCGACCTGTCGCGCTCGCTCGACCTGCAGGCGAAGAAGTACGACCTCATGCAGGACGTCAACGTGCGCGGCACGTTCATGCTGAGCCGGGCGGCGGTGCCGATCCTCAAGGATGCTCTGAACCCGCACATCCTCTCGCTGTCGCCGCCGCTGAACCTCGCCCCGAAGTGGCTGGGCGCCCACACCGGCTACACGCTCGCGAAGTACGGGATGACCATGACGACGCTCGGTCTCGCCGCCGAGTTCGCCGCCGACGGCATCGCCGCCAACACGCTGTGGCCGCAGACGACCATCGCGACCGCCGCGGTGCAGTTCGCGCTCGGCGGCGACCGGATGATGAAGGTGAGTCGCACGCCGGAGGTGTACGCCGACGCGGCGTACGAGGTGTTCCTCAAGCCCGCCGCCACCTACACCGGGCAGACGCTCATCGTGGAGGACGTGCTGCGCGAGGCCGGCGTCACCGACTTCTCGCAGTACGCGGCAGTGCCCGGCACACCCGACGAGCAGCTGTTCCCCGATATCTTCCTCGACTGAGGACGACGAGCGCCCGCGCTGCGCACCGAGTGTCCGCAGGCGCGCGTCAGCGGCCGTCGAACCGGCCGAGCACGACGCGCACAGCGGACTCGTCGAGCCACCAGAACCGGATGCTGTCGACCGCGCCCATCTGCGGCGGTCGCAGCTCCGGGTCGACGTCGGCGCGTGAGAGCGACAGCCGCAGCGACCCGTAGCGGCGCGCGTCGTCGTTGCCGCAGCGGCTGCGCACGTCGCCGTCGCGCTCGATCGCGATGCACGAGAGGGCAGCCCCGTCTTCGACGCCGGCGCCGACCCAGAGGTTCCAGCCGAATCGACTTCCGAGCGGCGCCGTCCACAGCACCTCGCCGGCGGTCGCGAACGGCGGAGCGGGAATCGACGACGGGAGCCCGCGCAGCGACCCGACGACACCGGTCGTCGGGATCTGCATGAGCGTCTCGCCCTGCGGCGTGTAGTCGAGTGCCGCAGGATGCGACGGGCCGACGCTATGCGGCGTGACCGGTGAGCGCTGATCCCTCGGTGCGAGCGCGAGGACGGCGGCCGAGACGGCGAGGGCGGCTGCCGCCGACCACACGACGACCATGACCAGCAGCCGCGTCTTGGGCCCGAGGCGGTGCGCGGCGGCAGGGGCGTGATCGTCGCGCGGGTCGAGAAGCTCGTCGGGGTCGATCCCGTGCTCGCGCGCGTGTTCGTCGAGCAGCAGGAGCTCGAGCGAGTCGAGGCGCGCAGACGCCGCGGCGTCTTCGGCGATCCCGGCCCCCAGGCCGTACGCCCGTCGTCTCAGCTCGTCGAGCTCACGGTGCTGCGCGGCATCCATCCCTCTCACCCCGCACGGCGGCGCGTCATCGCGTCGCCACCTCAACGGTAGCCCTGCGGGTGCGCGAGCGGGAGTGGGGATGCGTCCGCGTCAGTGCTTGCTGCCGGTGACGAGCAGCACCCCGCCGAGCCCGATCATCATGCCCCCGCCGACGGCCGACAGGGTGGCGATGCGCTTCGGCGAGCGGCCGAACCACGTGCGGGCGGCGGCCGCGGCGAGAGCCCATGCTCCGTCCGAGATCAGCGCGATAACGAAGAACACCAGGCCGAGCTCGATCATCTGCAGCGGCACGGCGCCGGCGTCGAGGTCGACGAACTGCGGCAGCACCGCCACGAAGAAGGCGATCGTCTTGGGGTTCGTCACGCCCACGGTGAAGCCTTCGGCCAGCTGACGCCGGTGCGAGCGAGGCGCGACCGAGGCGGATGCGGTGGCGGCGCGGTGACGGTGGCGGATCGCCTGCACGCCCAGGAACATCAGGTAGCCGGCTCCCGCGATCCTCACGATCGCGAACAGCACGACGGACTGCGCGACCACGCCGCCCACCCCGAGCGCGACGAGCAGGATGATCGGCAGCAGACCGAGCGCGTTGCCGAGCACGCTGAGGAGCCCGCCGGTGCGGCCGAGCGCCAGCGCGCGACCGATCGTGAACAGCACGCTCGGCCCCGGGATCACGATCAGCACGAGGGCGGCGAGCGTGAACGCGAGGAGATTCTCGGGAGGGACCACGGCACGACGATAGTCGCTGCGACGCGGCATCCGTCGCCGTCGTCAGTTCACGATGAAGTACGCGACGGTGACCAGGGCGATTCCCGCGCCCGCGAGCACCATCGCCCAGCGGATCGCGCGGTACTTGCGCTGCACCACCGCCGACAGCACGAGCAGCTGCTGGTAGGTGCGCTCGGGCGGCAGCAGGCCTCGCTCGGTCAGGGCGTCAGCCACGGCCTGCGGCGAGCCGAGATCCTTGACCTGCCCCCAGTACGTGATCGACCCCGGCGTCGAGCGGCTGAGCCGTGGCCACACCGCGAGCGCCGCGGAGACGACCGACGCTCCCGCGGCGAGGGCCCCGATGATCCACAGCGCGGCCCCGACGGGGTGCAGCGACTGCGGCGACCAGTCTCCGCCGATCAGGGCGCTCAGCACGATGCTGAATGCGATGCCGAGGCTGCCGATGAGCAGCGACGCCTTCTGGTCGGCACGGTCGATCTCGGCGGCCGCCTCCTCGAGCATCTTCTCGGCGAGTTCGTGCACCGGCCGGGGCTCCGCGGCGGGCGGTACCACGGCCGGTACGGCGCCCGACAGTTCGGAGGCGGGTCGCCCGGCGGCGCCGATGGGGGAGGATGCCTCGGGCATGTGCGCTCCAGTGCGTAGGCGCGGCGGTCGCGGCGCGGATGAGCGCCAGGATGCCATGAAACGACCGCCCGGCGCGAGAGTGCGCGCCCGGGCGCTGTCCAGCCACGCGCAGTACCCTCGGAGTCATGACTTCTCAGCCGCCCGTGCGCGCCACCAAACCACGCCAGGTGCGTCCGGCGACCGAGGGATGGTCGCAGAAGAAGGACGAGGAGGGGCGGCCGCTTCTGCAGTTCGCCTCGCCGAAGCGCGGCAAGCCGCCCGTGCACCTCGCCGACCTCACCCCCGAACAGCGCGTCGAGCGCGTGAAGGAGCTCGGGATGCCGGGCTTCCGCGCCAAGCAGCTCGAGAAGCACTACTTCCAGCACTGGACGCACCACGCCGCCGACATGACCGACCTGCCGGCCGCGGGCCGCGACGAGTTCGTGCACGGCATGCTCCCCCCGCTGCTCACGGAGGTGCGCCGCCTCGAGACCGACCGCGGCGACACGATCAAGTTCCTGTGGAAGCTCCACGACGGCGCGCTCGTCGAGTCGGTGCTCATGCGCTACCCCGGCCGCATCACGCTGTGCGTGTCGAGCCAGGCCGGCTGCGGCATGAACTGCCCGTTCTGCGCCACCGGCCAGGCGGGGCTCACCCGCAACATGTCGGCTGCCGAGATCATCGAGCAGATCGTGCGCGCGAACCGCCTCATCGCCGACGGCGGCCTCGGCGACCCGCGCAAGGTCGGCCACGAGGGCGAGCGCGTCACGAACATCGTCTTCATGGGCATGGGCGAGCCCCTTGCCAACTACGCGCGTGTGATGCAGGCGGTGCGGGTCATGACCGACAAGCAGCACGGCATCGGCATGAGCGCCCGCGGCATCACCGTCTCGACCGTCGGCCTCGTCCCCGCGATCACCAAGCTCGCGAACGAGGACATCCCGGTGACGTTCGCGCTGTCGCTCCACGCGCCCGACGACAAGCTGCGCGACGAGCTCATCCCGGTGAACTCGCGCTGGAAGGTCGATGAGGCGCTCGACGCCGCACGCGCCTACTTCGACAAGACCGGCCGCCGTGTCTCGATCGAGTACGCGCTCATCAAAGACATGAACGACCACGCGTGGCGCGCCGACCTCCTCGCGAAGAAGCTCAACGACCGCGGTCGCGGGTGGGTGCACGTGAACCCCATCCCGCTGAACCCGACTCCCGGGTCGATCTGGACCTCGTCCGACGTCGACGTGCAGGACGAGTTCGTGCGCCGGCTCAACGACGCCGGCATCCCCACGACCCTGCGCGACACACGCGGCAAGGAGATCGACGGCGCCTGCGGACAGCTCGTCGCCACCGAGGACGACCAGGCGGTGGCGGACGCCACTCCGCTCGAGGAGTGACGCCCGCTCCGGCTACTTGATGCCGAACGTGAAGGTGAACGAGTCGCCGTCGGCGAGGTTCACCCGATAGGTGTACTTCACGCCGCTCTTCAGGGTCGCCGACCCGATCGCGCCCGCCCACAGGCCCGTGTTCGACACGTACACCGGCTTGATCGTGGGCAGGAGCAGCGGCAGCTCGTTAACCGCGGCCTTCGCCAGCGCCGTCTGCGACTCGAGGGTCACGCTCGTCACCGCGCCGCGCGTGGTGACGAGTCGCCCGAGGTCGTCGCAGAGGCGGAAGATCACCGGCACCGCCGAGATCCGTGCGAACACGCTCGACCCGTCTGCGTTGACCGGCTGCAGCACCTGGTTCGAGCCGAGCCGGCACGCCGGCGACGGCGCGACCACCTGGTAGCCCGCCGTGGCGGTGGCCGTGTTGCCGGCGGCATCCGTCGCCTCGCAGGTCACCGACCGGGTGCCGGCCGTCGCGGTGGCGGGTGCGCTGCACGACTGCGAGGCGATACCCGACACGGTGTCGGATGCCATCGCGACCGCGGTGGCCGTGCCGCCGACGACCACCGGGTTCGGCGACACGATCGGCGACAGCGACGGTGCCGTCTTGTCGAGCTTCACCTCGATCGACGCCGTGGCCGTGCGCCCCAGGTCGTCGGTGACGGTGCGCTCGACGATCGTGCTCGCGGTGTCGGTGGCGATCGTCACCGGCTCGGGGCACTCGACCCCGACGCCGGTACACAGGAACGACACGGCGACGTCGGCCCGCGCCCAGGTGCCGGCCGCATACGGGGCGCCGTCCGAGACGGCGGTCAGGGCGATGGTCGGCAGGGCCACGTCCTCGC is a window of Microbacterium terrae DNA encoding:
- a CDS encoding SDR family oxidoreductase, which encodes MTSNTLAGKTILMSGGSRGIGLAIALRAARDGANIALLAKTDTPHPKLEGTVHSAAEQIRAAGGNALPIVGDVRNDDDVTEAVLTTQGEFGGIDIVVNNASVIDLSRSLDLQAKKYDLMQDVNVRGTFMLSRAAVPILKDALNPHILSLSPPLNLAPKWLGAHTGYTLAKYGMTMTTLGLAAEFAADGIAANTLWPQTTIATAAVQFALGGDRMMKVSRTPEVYADAAYEVFLKPAATYTGQTLIVEDVLREAGVTDFSQYAAVPGTPDEQLFPDIFLD
- a CDS encoding LysE family translocator; its protein translation is MVPPENLLAFTLAALVLIVIPGPSVLFTIGRALALGRTGGLLSVLGNALGLLPIILLVALGVGGVVAQSVVLFAIVRIAGAGYLMFLGVQAIRHRHRAATASASVAPRSHRRQLAEGFTVGVTNPKTIAFFVAVLPQFVDLDAGAVPLQMIELGLVFFVIALISDGAWALAAAAARTWFGRSPKRIATLSAVGGGMMIGLGGVLLVTGSKH
- a CDS encoding Pycsar system effector family protein, with amino-acid sequence MPEASSPIGAAGRPASELSGAVPAVVPPAAEPRPVHELAEKMLEEAAAEIDRADQKASLLIGSLGIAFSIVLSALIGGDWSPQSLHPVGAALWIIGALAAGASVVSAALAVWPRLSRSTPGSITYWGQVKDLGSPQAVADALTERGLLPPERTYQQLLVLSAVVQRKYRAIRWAMVLAGAGIALVTVAYFIVN
- the rlmN gene encoding 23S rRNA (adenine(2503)-C(2))-methyltransferase RlmN; amino-acid sequence: MTSQPPVRATKPRQVRPATEGWSQKKDEEGRPLLQFASPKRGKPPVHLADLTPEQRVERVKELGMPGFRAKQLEKHYFQHWTHHAADMTDLPAAGRDEFVHGMLPPLLTEVRRLETDRGDTIKFLWKLHDGALVESVLMRYPGRITLCVSSQAGCGMNCPFCATGQAGLTRNMSAAEIIEQIVRANRLIADGGLGDPRKVGHEGERVTNIVFMGMGEPLANYARVMQAVRVMTDKQHGIGMSARGITVSTVGLVPAITKLANEDIPVTFALSLHAPDDKLRDELIPVNSRWKVDEALDAARAYFDKTGRRVSIEYALIKDMNDHAWRADLLAKKLNDRGRGWVHVNPIPLNPTPGSIWTSSDVDVQDEFVRRLNDAGIPTTLRDTRGKEIDGACGQLVATEDDQAVADATPLEE